One Bombus huntii isolate Logan2020A chromosome 12, iyBomHunt1.1, whole genome shotgun sequence DNA segment encodes these proteins:
- the LOC126872016 gene encoding ras-related protein Rab-1A — translation MSTMNPEYDYLFKLLLIGDSGVGKSCLLLRFADDTYTESYISTIGVDFKIRTIDLDGKTIKLQIWDTAGQERFRTITSSYYRGAHGIIVVYDCTDQETFNNVKQWLEEIDRYACDNVNKLLVGNKCDLHTKKVVDYTTAKEYADQLGIPFLETSAKNAMNVEQAFMTMAAEIKLRVGPPSSGNSDPANKVKIEHGRPIESSKSGCC, via the exons ATGTCCACAATGAATCCTGAATA TGATTACTTATTTAAGTTACTTTTAATTGGAGATTCTGGAGTTGGAAAATCATGTCTTTTACTCCGTTTTGCTGATGACACATACACAGAAAGTTATATCAGTACTATTGGTGTAGATTTCAAAATACGAACAATTGATCTAGAtggaaaaacaataaaattacaaatctGGGATACAGCAGGTCAAGAACGATTTAGAACAATTACAAGTTCTTATTATAGGGGTGCACATGGTATTATCGTTGTTTATGACTGTACGGATCAAGaaacatttaataatgttaaaCAATGGCTGGAAGAGATTGATCGTTATGCATGTGATAATGTGAATAAGCTGCTGGTTGGCAATAAATGTGATCTTCACACTAAAAAAGTTGTTGATTACACAACAGCAAAA gAATATGCAGACCAACTTGGTATACCATTCTTAGAAACATCTGCAAAAAATGCAATGAATGTAGAACAAGCTTTTATGACAATGGCTGCAGAAATAAAACTTAGAGTGGGTCCTCCATCAAGTGGAAACAGTGATCCTGCAAATAAGGTGAAAATAGAACATGGGCGTCCGATTGAATCCTCTAAATCTGGGTGCTGCTGa
- the LOC126872022 gene encoding cactin yields MEKYSHRKGREGSKKDDTNRYKYKRRISRKDSDSDYDSHSKRSKSRHKHSKSCSQKYKKCRYRDSSESRESRKKSSKHKSRRRSSSSSSSSSPSDSSDSSSSNSSSDSTKLLEKLQKQRQKQIEDKKRQKELMKATETPEEKRLRRLKKKEAKERKRKERMGWDNDYLHYTNTDNPFGDGNLLSTFVWSKKLEKEGLLGVSREELEIRNRHKQEENKRELEKVKKRRQERELERQQREEEMTMLQRGKEAAQLEQWARQEDQFHLEQARLRSRIRIQDGRAKPIDLLAKYISAEEEVDAVEMHEPYTYLRGLHVKDLEDLIEDIKVYKELERGKNLDYWNDITVIVEDELHKLRKLERSEYEVAVGRREGIHESVAKDVTAIFKGKTAAQLEALQLQIEAKITGKPEGVDIGYWESLLSQLKAHMARARLRDRHQENLRKKLEVLIAEQGVARTENETESSQPVDEQPEKQEEQAANTVTEKSEESQSDDDQETNNAADDLLSESFCEYETGGYSPKYIPYSQLEPGTLVTLEEDDNQRLEYARNQVLSTGRKIQNVMTAEEQAMHREARKNMSSDEAQFSVESSLEAQIYLWSDKYRPRKPRYFNRVHTGFEWNKYNQTHYDMDNPPPKIVQGYKFNIFYPDLIDKNTTPEYFLMKRGASLHNEPERPKTANLEKPTVLDPDLVDKLDMSLLSKELLVDSMMRFRLSKAISGGTSSFPSSSRYRQNVTGVERQRQQYSSASNGEVSWCSGPFSIRHKRRSFEQILDSRFSHIDVSVVSSRMQKQARISRQDAASTKKSLDNTKLDDNNNRNGTVSHKVSSLSTLKKKSSRPTIQNDLEVFTASSTKSAPEPCKSCGKPDQPERFHSHPKGSQPKAKDSSTISKSRTTIPKTVQKPIALNFRSDKSKNKVEEMLVQDFKSGYLQERSNGSSRPSSAPIKKGPRTITCYICGREFGTASFPIHEPRCMQKWERENNSLPVNQRRPIPQRPDIAINHSEWNAVAWEESQAQLIPCSKCGRTFLPERLTVHQKSCKGSIKNTEPEKAESFLSEKSPGTSRVGPPMLTCQSCGRNFGTKSIKIHEPQCIKRMQIEKEKQSSQPRKKDSIRQQKSEMMNVQENLSSPTGDNVQKKTVTCYICGRDFGSTSIAIHEPQCLRKWHVENQKLSPGQRRKEPERPEIIYARNLETGDITVDLNAMAEASWKSHLSQLVPCKQCGRTFNPDRVSVHERSCKVSYSYHKQPAATNSNHKQ; encoded by the exons atggagAAGTATTCTCATAGAAAAGGCCGTGAAGGATCAAAAAAGGACGATACGaatcgatataaatataaacgtaGAATTTCTCGTAAGGACAGTGACAGTGACTATGATAGCCATTCTAAAAGATCAAAGTCGAGACATAAACACTCTAAAAGCTGTagtcaaaaatataaaaaatgtagatACAGAGATTCTTCAGAATCACGCGAATCTCGTAAAAAATCCTCGAAACATAAAAGCAGAAGAAG aTCATCATCTTCGTCATCTTCATCAAGTCCAAGTGATTCTAGCGATTCATCCTCATCTAATTCTTCATCAGATTCTACGAAGCTTTTAGAAAAGCTTCAGAAACAGCGCCAAAAACAAATCGAAGACAAGAAACGTCAAAAGGAATTGATGAAAGCTACAGAAACACCAGAGGAAAAAAGATTACGGCgtttaaaaaagaaggaagctaaagaacgtaaaagaaaagaaagaatggGCTGGGATAATgattatttacattatacGAATACAGATAATCCATTTGGTGATGGAAATTTACTTTCCACATTCGTATGGTCTAAAAAACTTGAAAAAGAAGGTTTACTTGGTGTAAGTAGGGAAGAACTAGAAATTAGGAATAGACataaacaagaagaaaataaaagagaattagAAAAAGTTAAGAAAAGAAGACAGGAGAGAGAATTGGAAAGACaacaaagagaagaagagatgACAATGCTCcaaagaggaaaagaagctGCTCAATTGGAACAATGGGCAAGACAGGAAGATCAGTTTCATTTAGAACAGGCAAGATTAAGATCACGTATAAGAATACAAGATGGTCGTGCAAAACCAATTGATCTTCTTGCCAAATATATCAGTGCAGAGGAAGAAGTTGATGCTGTAGAAATGCATGAACCTTACACTTACTTACGTGGATTACATGTGAAGGATTTAGAAGATCTCATTGAAGATATTAAAGTTTATAAAGAATTAGAACGTGgaaaaaatttagattattgGAATGACATTACAGTAATTGTTGAAGATGAACTGCATAAATTGAGAAAATTAGAGAGATCAGAGTATGAAGTTG CTGTGGGTAGAAGAGAAGGAATACATGAATCAGTCGCTAAAGATGTGACTGCtatttttaaaggaaaaacAGCAGCACAATTAGAAGCTTTGCAACTACAGATTGAAGCAAAAATTACAGGAAAGCCTGAAGGCGTTGATATAGGATATTGGGAaagtcttttgtctcaacttAAAG CGCACATGGCAAGAGCACGATTAAGAGATCGGCATCAAGAAAATTTACGTAAAAAATTGGAAGTTTTAATTGCCGAACAAGGTGTAGCTAGAACGGAAAATGAAACCGAGAGTTCGCAACCAGTTGATGAACAGCcagagaaacaagaagaacAAGCCGCTAATACAGTAACAGAAAAAAGTGAAGAAAGTCAATCAGA TGATGATCAAGAGACTAATAATGCAGCTGATGATCTTTTGTCAGAATCTTTCTGTGAATATGAAACAGGAGGTTATTCTCCAAAATATATACCTTATTCTCAACTTGAACCAGGAACATTAGTAACTTTAGAAGAGGACGATAATCAGCGGTTGGAATATGCAAGAAATCAAGTACTCAGTACAGGTCGGAAAATCCAGAATGTTATGACTGCGGAAGAACAAGCAATGCATAGAGAAGCACGTAAAAACATGAGTTCTGATGAAGCACAATTTAGTGTTGAGTCATCTTTAGAAGCACAGATCTATCTTTGGTCTGACAAGTATAGACCCAGAAAACCAAGATATTTCAATCGAGTTCATACTGGTTTCGAAtggaataaatataatcaAACCCATTATGATATGGATAATCCACCACCGAAAATCGTTCAAGgctacaaatttaatatattttatccgGATTTAATAGATAAAAACACGACTCCTGAATATTTCTTG ATGAAACGCGGTGCTTCCTTACACAATGAACCGGAAAGACCGAAGACCGCGAATCTCGAAAAACCAACTGTGCTGGACCCCGATCTGGTCGACAAGCTGGACATGTCTCTTCTCAGCAAAGAGTTACTCGTTGATTCGATGATGCGGTTTCGTCTCTCAAAAGCAATTAGTGGGGGAACATCGTCATTCCCTTCGTCGTCAAGGTACCGACAAAACGTCACCGGTGTCGAGCGACAACGACAACAATATAGCTCAGCATCGAACGGTGAGGTGTCGTGGTGCAGCGGACCCTTCTCCATACGCCACAAACGACGTAGCTTTGAACAAATTCTCGACTCGAGGTTCAGTCACATCGACGTGTCGGTTGTATCATCTAGGATGCAGAAACAAGCGCGCATAAGTAGGCAGGATGCGGCGTCTACAAAGAAGAGCTTGGATAACACGAAACTGGATGACAACAACAATAG AAACGGAACAGTCAGCCACAAGGTATCTTCCTTGTCTACGTTGAAGAAGAAGAGCTCAAGACCCACCATACAGAACGACCTGGAAGTGTTCACAGCCTCTTCAACAAAGAGCGCTCCGGAACCTTGCAAGAGCTGTGGAAAGCCGGACCAACCAGAGCGGTTTCACAGTCATCCGAAGGGTAGTCAACCCAAGGCGAAGGACAGTTCTACGATCTCCAAGTCAAGGACCACGATACCAAAAACTGTTCAAAAGCCCATTGCCTTGAATTTTCGTAGCGATAAGAGCAAGAACAAAGTGGAGGAAATGCTTGTTCAGGATTTCAAATCAGGCTATCTTCAAGAACGATCTAATGGATCGAGTAGACCTTCGTCAGCGCCAATTAAGAAGGGGCCAAGGACCATTACTTGTTACATATGTGGCCGTGAATTTGGTACCGCCAGCTTTCCTATTCACGAGCCTAGATGCATGCAG AAGTGGGAACGGGAAAATAATTCTTTGCCCGTGAACCAGAGGCGCCCGATACCTCAGAGGCCCGACATCGCCATCAATCATTCAGAATGGAATGCAGTAGCATGGGAAGAAAGTCAG GCACAATTGATTCCCTGCTCGAAATGTGGAAGAACGTTTCTACCAGAACGGCTGACAGTCCATCAGAAAAGCTGTAAAGGTTCTATAAAG AATACCGAGCCAGAGAAAGCAGAAAGCTTCCTTAGTGAAAAGTCTCCCGGTACGTCACGAGTAGGACCCCCTATGCTTACTTGTCAATCATGTGGCAGAAACTTCGGCACGAAGAGTATAAAAATACACGAGCCTCAATGCATCAAGCGAATGcaaatagaaaaggaaaagcaaTCGTCTCAGCCTCGAAAGAAGGATTCGATCCGGCAACAGAAGTCAGAAATGATGAACGTGCAAGAAAATCTAAGCAGCCCAACGGGG GATAATGTGCAGAAGAAGACGGTCACATGCTACATATGTGGTAGAGATTTCGGATCTACTAGTATAGCCATTCACGAACCACAATGCTTGAGAAAATGGCACGTGGAGAACCAAAAATTATCGCCAggtcaaagaagaaaagagcCAGAGAGACCTGAAATTATTTACGCTC GTAACTTAGAAACGGGAGATATAACAGTTGACTTGAATGCAATGGCTGAGGCCAGTTGGAAATCTCACTTAAGTCAATTGGTCCCGTGTAAACAATGTGGAAGGACTTTCAATCCTGACCGTGTAAGCGTCCACGAGCGAAGTTGTAAGGTCTCGTACTCCTACCACAAGCAGCCAGCAGCAACCAACAGCAACCACAAGCAATGA
- the LOC126872021 gene encoding cyclin-dependent kinases regulatory subunit, protein MSNKMYYSDKYYDDKYEYRHVVLPKEMIKLVPTTHLLSEQEWRAIGVQQSQGWVHYMIHKPEPHILLFKRKITSPPPEN, encoded by the exons ATGTCGAACAAGATGTATTATTCAGATAAATACTACGATGATAAATACGAATATAG GCATGTAGTACTACCAAAAGAAATGATTAAATTGGTTCCAACTACTCATCTCCTCTCGGAACAAGAGTGGAGAGCTATTGGTGTCCAACAAAGTCAAGGATGGGTTCATTATATGATTCATAAGCCAG AACCTCATATTTTACTCTTTAAAAGGAAAATAACATCTCCACCACCAGAAAATTGA